In the Pontibacillus sp. HMF3514 genome, GTATTTATAAAGAGGTTATATGGACGTTTATCGAGGAGAAGTTCAAAGAGTATGATCAGTCGTCCTCAGGAATGATCCAAGTCGTAATGCAGGTAGACTATCTATTTAATCATATTATTCATGGATTTAGTTTAGCATTTTCTAAAGATGAGAAACGTCGTATGGATGATTACGAGGAAAAATACTTGAAACTATCCACGCCTATTGTACCCGTTAAGGACAATGTCGCGATTCTACCTATTATCGGAGAAATTGATGAGAAACGTGCGAACGTTCTAATTGAGGAAACTCTAAACGAGGTCAATCAATTAAATATTGATTGGATTGTGATTGACCTGTTAGGGGTTTATAACGTCGATGATTTATTTATGAACCATTTACAGAAATTACTCGAGTCTATCATCATTCTCGGCATCACACCAATTCTCACAGGAATCCGCCCAGAATTTAGCATGCGCGCCACGCAAATGGGACTTAATATCATTCAAAGCAAAGAAGTCCTAACAAAACCGAACCTGAAACAAGCAATTGAAATGCTTCAATAAAAAAGAGTACCGTGCTTTAACACGGTACTCTTTTAATTTGATATTATTCTTCATGCTTTGCTTCAAGCTTCTCAATACGACTCTCTAACTTCTCGTACTCTTCTTTCGTAACAAATCCTAAATCTTTAATCATATCTTTAAAGTACTGCTCAGATTGAGCGCTCCATTCCTGGTTTTTCTTTTCTCCCTTTTCCTTGAACTCATTCATCATATCTTTTGCTTCCCCAGGGGAAACCTGACCTTTTGCGATCATCTCATCAACGACTTTATCGAACTTTTCCTTACTGCTCATTGCTGCGCCAAGACCAATGAAAAATCCTTTTTTTAATAAATCACTCATTGTTATTCCTCCTATTATTCGTAATGAGATAAATATTCCTAAAGTGACGAATGAAAATCAGTAATAAACTTAATAAACTGGCACCACTTACGCTAATGCCAATGTATAGCAGTATTTCTAGATCCTCAACATAGCCAAACCCTGCTACACCAGCACTTAAAGTGAAGACGATAAAACTTAAAAGACCATAAAATAAGTAAAATTGATGGAACAGCTTTCTTTGATAATATCGCTCTTTCCATGCTCTTTCCCGTGCACCATCAGTTAGAAACTGATTTACTGATCTCGGAAGTGAAAGCAGTGGTTTGGCTGATTCTTTTAATACATTCAAGTAAATGGATTCATTAGAATCATTCCCCGAAACCCACTGTTGAATAACAGGCTTACCCCACTTCATAAGATCAATTTCAGGGTAAACGGAGGTTAAAACGCCAATCACAATGGATGAAGCTCTTCCTAAAAAGGCATAATCAGCTGGTAATTGGATTGGTTGATCCTGAACAAACTCCTGAACGTCACTTAAAATTTGATTAATGACATCCTGATCAAACTTTTCAAAGTTACCTGCTAAATACATATCAGCTGTTTCTTTTAGCAATCGTTTTACCTTTTGCTGATTAGCATGCGGTAATAAAAAGTCCATCTTTTCTAAAGCGCGTATGACTGCATCATAATCGTCCAAAATAAATCCTTGGATCATCATTCGAATGTTACTAGCGTCTTCTTGCTTAATCTCTCCAACCATTCCAAAATCAATCATGACAAGCGTGCCATCGGATCGAACCATCAAGTTACCTGAGTGCGGGTCTGCATGAAACATCCCAGCAGAAACAAGCTGATCCGTGAATAAGTCAAAAACACGTTTGGCAATTTGCTCACGGTCAAGGCCGTTTTCACGAATAAATGAGGAATCTGTTACCTTTGCTCCCTCAATCCACTCCATGACGAGCACTCGTCTTGTAGAAAGATGTTCATAGTACTCAGGAACATACACTCCTTCCCAGTCCTGATATCGTTCCTTAAAGCTGAGTGAATGCTTTAATTCTTTCTGAAAATCTAACTCCTTGCTAATGACCATAACTAACTCGCGATACAATGCACCAAGGTCTGCTTTTTTCCCAAATGATGTTACTCTCGCAAGTATCCAAAATACAATACGTAACGCTTTAAAATCGGTACGAAAAATTTCTTCAACTCGGTGCCTTTGCACTTTTATGGCAACCGGAGTTCCATCAAGAAGATATGCTTTATAAACTTCCCCAATTGAAGCAGAAGCTACAGGTTGGTCCTCGATGTCTTGTATGTAATCCTCTATGTTTCCTTTCCATTCTTGTTGAATGATTTCTTTGGATATATGAGGAGGTACCGGTTCAACCCGGTCAACTAATCCCTCCAACTCATTTAAAAATACTGGTGGAAGCAGGTCTGCCCTTGTACTTAAGAATTGACCAAACTTAATCAGTAATCCTTCGAGCTCTAGTGATTTTCTACGATATTCTTTTGCTTGGTTTACGAGCAGGGATTCCCACTTTTCTCTAGCACTCTCATCCCAAAAACGATGGGTGCGTCGAAACCAGAATATTTGCCACATAAATTTGATAAACATAAATACGATAACAGTAATTCGATAAAATGCACGATATTTCAACGTTTGAGATTCCCTCCTCTTTTATTTAGTTTGCCATTATATGTTCATAGTACCCGTTTTTACTGTGGGCAACCCTTGAAAAAATTTAACTGAGCCATAATCCTAACTTTTCTTTTCATAAGCGCTTTGTTACAGTATGAAGCACCAACATATGAGGAGCGTAACAATGAACATTCAACCATTAAAATACGAAGAATTAGAAGAAGTTAGTCTATGGTTAGCTAACTTAAATGAAAAAGATAGCCATTTTGTTGCATGGCTAGACTCTGGTGTAGAGGCTATAAAAGCACAACTCTCCCCACTTTTGTCATTTGAATCAACACTTCTTTGGGTGGGAAGAAATGAAAGGGAGATCGTTGGTTTCATCGGACTTTTACCTTTCTTTAATCAAAAAATATGCCGATTACTTGGCCCATTTACAACAAACGCACATGCACTTGAATCCATGAGTGAACTTTGGGAGAAAGCTTCCCCAATTGCTTCTCATTATTTTGATATTGTTAAAGTGGCATTCTTCAAACAAAATGACGCCCTTACGAAGTTCAGTGAGCACCACGGTTTTTATTGCTACAACAGTGAAAAAAGCCTTCTATTACATAAGGACCAGGCTACTGATCAAGAATTAAACGCATATCAAATCGATCCCTATCAAGAAAGGTTTAATGAAGATATTCGACGACTTCACCCTCAAGCGGCCTACTATACACCTGAAGAACTTTTACAACTTATAAACGATTCCGAGAATCATTTGTGGTGCTATGTAGAAGATGGTCATGTGAAAGGTTATGTGTATTTTGAAGAAATCATTGGTACAGATGAAGGGGAGGTTTGTTTTGTTAATGTAGAGAAAGGAGAAAGAAGTCAGGGAATTGGTAGCGTTCTTATTCAATACGCTTGCCATAAAGCCTTTCATGAATTTGGACTCTCGCTTGTAACCATATCTGTTCGAACAGGAAACCCAAAGGCCGAGAAGCTTTATAAAGAGCTTGGCTTTAAAGAAGGACCAACGATTTATGCTTATGAGAAAGCGATGAATATGAACCTACCATAGACGATTCTCCTTCTTTCTTTCCAATATTCCTATTTCATACATCCTTCATTTATGATATGTTTAGGTTATAAGTAACCGCTTACAATGATTCTAATAACCTCCTAAAAAGGAAAAAATATGTGTTTGTAGGTGACAAAATGAGTAACTTGTTAAAACAAAAGACCGTTGATCATGAGATACCGTTTCAAATAGCCCAAGAAGAAGAATATATGCAACCTTCATATCTTATAGAAAAACAATTGCTAGAGGCTATCAAGCAAGGCAATCAAGTGTTAGCTGAACAGTTGTCCTATTCTATAAGACAACACTCTCATACTCAACTAGCAGATGATCCGTTACGGTCGAAACAGAATCATATTATTTCTACGTGTACGTTATTTACGAAAGCCATTATTGATGGTGGGGTTAAACCTAAAAAAGCTTATCCGCTAAGAGATTCATACATTCGTAAAATTGAAAAGGCTGAAAACGAAGAAGAACTAGAACACTTTGAACGAATGATGCTGCAATATTATATTGAATTTCTAAGGCAAGAAATCACATCACCTTATAGCAAAGTCATTAATCAATCCATTTCATTTATCCACGACTACTTACTCCATGATCTTACCTTAGATATGATCGCTGAGCATTGTTATGTCAGTCCTAGTTATCTATCCCATCTATTTAAAAAAGAAGTAGGCATTTCTGTTGTTCAATTTATTAATCAAAAAAGAATTGAGGAATCGAAATACTTTCTACTACAAACTCCTATTCCAATTTCAGACATCGCTACACTATTTCAATTTTGTAATCAAAGCTATTACACATCTTTATTTAAAAAACACACAGGAAAAACACCTAAAGAATATCGCGGAACGTAAAAAGGTTTGGGGAAATTATACTTAATTGCAAGAGGGTGTGAAACCTATACTCACACTCTTTTTTGACGTCCTCTGTTTTACAAAACATAAAATTCATATTACTGGAAACCATCCAACAGTTTCATTGCTCATTTTTAGGGGAATGGATACCAACAATGTTAGAGTTACGGAGGTGTCACTTTGATTTTTAGAGGAACACGCTTATCAGATATTTCTAAGACATCCATTGCTTTAATCGTAATAGGTTTTATTGTTGTAGGTCTATCCTTTAACTTCTTCTTTGAATTAGGTGAAACTGTTTTAGAAGATGAAAAATTTGCAATAGATGCTGCAACCACGGAGTTTATTAATTCAATTAGCACTCCATGGATAGTGAATGCCATGGGTTTGATAACAGAAGCAGGGTCTGTTATGTTCTTAACGATTGCATCAATCATTTTAGCAATCTATCTATTTTTCTTTTCTTCATTTAGCAGATGGGTCACTGTTTTTTTCGCAATAAACATGGGCGGGATTAGTGCACTGACCAAAATATTAAAACTTTCATATGCAAGAAAACGCCCTAGCGTGCTAGAAAAATATGATGGTACAGGATTCAGCTTTCCTAGTGGTCACACAACTGGCTCTATTGTATTTTATGGATTTATCATCTATTTAGTTACCGTGAGTCACCTTGGTAAACGATTAAAGTGGAGCCTCAATATCTTTATTGCTTTATTCGCTTTATGCATTGGTATAAGTCGCTTATTCCTAGGCGTTCATTTTATAACGGATGTGATGGCAGGCATTTCATTCGGACTTTCTTGGCTATTAATATGCATTATGGCATTAGAAATTACGTTATGGAATCAACGTAGAAGACAAGTGAAACATTAATAAAAACCACTTTCCATTGTTCTGGAAAGTGGTTTTTTAGGATCTATTTTAATTCTTTAACTCTTTCATTTCGTCCTTCAATTCATCTAAATCATATTTGCTTCCTAGCTGACGCTTTGTAAGGTAGGCTAATAAAGCTAATACCACAATAATACCTGCTAAGATGATCAGATTCATTGGCTTCAATTTTAATAAACTGGAACCAAAGTAACCAAACATAAACGATCCAGGAATTGTTCCAACTAGCGTAGCTAATAAGAACTTCCACCAAATCACTTTCATTTTCGCACAAAAGAATGTTAATAAATCAAAATTAAGTGCTGGAATAAGACGAAGCATTAACACGGACTTGAAGCCATTTTCCTCAAGATCATTTTTAAATGCTTTGAGTGTATCTAAATTTCTATCTTCGATGTGAGCTTCATCAGTGAAGATACGAATAGCCGCAAAGGATGTACCTGCTCCGATAACTGTTCCGATAATGTTATAAAGTGTTCCCATATATGGTCCGAAAATCAAACCAGAAGATAGTGCGATTATGGACAATGGGATTAATGTAAATGGTCTTATTGCAAAGATTCCCATTAAAATAACTGGGGCCCAACCCCCGAAACTTTCCACCCACTTCTGTATATCTTCAGGCTTTAAATTGAAGAATAGCTTATTTAATAGAAGGAATAATCCGGCTATAGATATAAGTACAACAATTTTAATTATAAAATTCCGTAATTTCTTATTCATTTTTTACCCTGCCTTTTATTATATGAAATAATAGCCTATAATGCGCTTTCCCCTAGATTCAAAGGTTTGAAACGAGAAGTTTTTGTCAGTAGGTGGAATTTTACATAAATCCAAAAAGCTAAATCTTCAACAATTGCCCCCTTATCTGAAGACTTGGAGTCGAGATAAGTTAAGAGCAGTCCGTTGCTTTTATGAGAGGTAGGGGTTCAGTGAAACGGCAATACTCCTGCGGAAGACCAGCTGAGCCTCCTCGTTCACTCCGTTCTCTGTGGGGTCTCATCTGCCCTTTCTACCGCGGGAGTTTGCCGTTTCCCTCACCCCTTTACATTTATGGAGGTTAACGGACCCTAGTTACTTGAGATCTAAACGTTACGGACATCGGTTCCGTTATTTTGAACTTTTAAGGCATTTCGAGAGTCGTTACGGACATATGGTACCTTATTTATGACAAATTGGGCTTTTTCAATGTGATTTGATGCAAATAACGGAATAAATGTCCGTAAGAAAGTCATTTTAAGGTCAAATAACGGAACAATTGTCCGCAAGTATTTCCTCACATAATCGCTGCGGTTCCGTTAATCACCATTCGGCTAAGGTGGGCTTGGGAACGGGTTGACTCCTCCGGAATAACGGGCGAGCGAGACCCCGCAAGAAGCGTAGCGTATGAGGAGGCTCGATCGTTCGTCCGGGGAAAGCAACCCGTTCCCAAGCCCACCGCACTCCACAATAGCAACGGAACCGCCTCTCTCACTAAAACAGTTATTCCAGATTACTGCCAGATTGCTGAATTAAAAACCCCTGACCGCAATGGACAGGGGTTGATTGGTGTTTTACTGTTGAGATGTTTCTACAATACGTTCTTCTACTTCTGTGTTAATGGATTCTAGTTCTTTTAAATATTTTTCTACGATGTCATACGTTGTGTATCCAGTGTTAAAGGATTCGTTATCCTTGAACATTGCGTATCCATCTCCACCAGCTGCTAGGAAGCTGTTTGTTGCAAGCTTATACGTTTTAGACTCATCAAGTGGCTCTCCACCAATCATAACTTCGCCTACACGTTCACCAGCTGGTTTTGTAATATCATATGTGAAGGACATGCCTGCAATTTGAGGGAATCGTCCTGCTACTTCTGAAATTTTTGATACGCCATTTTCTAGTGCTGCTTTAATTTCAGAACCTGTTACATCCATTGTAGTTAGTGTATTTCCGAATGGAAGTACGTTATAAAGGTCGAGCTTTGTTACTTCACCTGGCTTGATTTCTGCGCGAATGCCACCACTGTTCGTTAAAGCGATGTCCGCTTGATGACCTTCAATCGATTGTGTTTTTTCAAGCATTACGTCTGCGATTAAGTTACCAAGGTTTGTTTCTTGTGATCTGATCGCTGAACGTTCACCTACAAGAAGCTCATCTGTTGTGGTGATAACTTCTTGCATTTTCTCATCTACTTGCTCTGTAATCTTTTCAACCATTGCTTTTACTTCTTCATCCGCTTTAACAGAAGCATCGTATTCCTTAAGACCACCTGTGAATCCTACAAGTTCATTATTGTAGTAATATAGATCTGCACGACCAAGAGACTTTCCATACTCCCAATCTTGAACGATATATGTGTCATTAACACGTTCAGGAGCATCTAATGGTGTGTGGGAGTGACCACCAACAATTAGATCGATTCCATCTACTTTTTCAGCAATCTCACGGTCTACGGACAATCCAACATGAGAAACTACAACAACGTGATCTACTTCTTCTTTTAATTTAGGAATCATCTCTTGCGCAACTGACACAGGGCTCTTAAATGTTAAGCCTTCTACGTTATCAGGGTGTGTTAAAACGGGTGTTTCTTCAGCAACAAAGCCAATAAATGCATACTTTTCACCCGCTACTTCTTCGTAATGAACAGGTACTAATAAGTTCGAGCCATCTGGCTTAAATACGTTCGCTGAGATCATTGGATAATTTAATTGATCACGAAGTTTTAAAAGCTGCTCGTAACCAAAGTCAAATTCATGGTTCCCAGCTGCCATTACATCGTAGTCTAAGTGATTTAAGATTGGAAGAACGGATTCTCCTTGGAACTGGTTAACAAAAATGGTTCCTTGGAACGTATCTCCAGCATCAATTAAAAGGAAGTTTTCATTTTCAGCACGCCATTGATCAATAAGCGTTGCCATTTTTGCGTAACCAAACTTTTTGTTGTAGCCATCTTCTTCAATATTCCCATGAACGTCATTTGTATGGCCGATTGTAATATGTTTAGTTGCCGCTTCCCCTAGACCTTGAAGGAACATGCCTCGAGTAATTTTACCTGTTTGTTCAAATGACACTTCAAACCCGAGCTCTCCAGCAAGTGAAGCTGCTTCTTCTGCTTTAAGCTGTTTGAATGGGTACATACTTTCTTTCTCTGTAATAGCTCCTGCTTCATGAGCCCATTGCAAATAAGGTGTAGACCAATGCTTTGGATTTTCTAGTTCTGGAATTTCTGCTCCTTTTGTACGAGCTATGAAAATCACGGCCTCTGCCATCGTAATGTGGCGATCAAGGTGGAAGTTACCTTGTAAATCCCCTCTTAAAATGTTCTTTTCTGCCATCCATTCCGAATGGTGATACGGTTTAAGTGGTTCAGCATTCACAGAACCTGCGCTTACAAATAAAGAAGCAGATAATGCCGCTGTCGCTAAAACCTTACTTACTTTGTTCACGTTCATAAAACTCTTCCCCCTTAGAATGGTGTCCCCCCTGTTTTTCTTTCTCGTTGTAAACCCTTTCACGTTTATGTATAACAAGGAAACAAATGTAATTTTTGGTAGTATATATACCAACTTTTATTATAGCTCAATATGACACTCTTTTCATCGTTTTCTGATAATTTTGTATCATTTTGTTAAATCATGATAGGTTTAGGTTATACAGAAAAGGTAAACGTATGATAAGTGAGGTGATCAATTATGAAAAAGCGTATATCTCATGCACTTGAAGTGATCGGGGACAAATCAGCTATTCAAGAAATGACACAAATCTCTGGCGGGGATATTAATCAAGCCTACTACATCCAAACGAATGAACATGAATATTTTATAAAAGGTAACTCCAATGTTTCGGAACATTTCTTTCGAGTAGAAGCGAAAGGGTTAAAATTAATGAAAGAAACAGGTGCGGTGAATGTACCTGAAGTATATTATTACGATGACCCAGTTGAAGACGAAGGTGTCATAGCCTTGGAATGGATAAAAGGAAATAAAGACTCCAGAACTGAAGAAAAACTAGGTGAACAACTTGCCTATATGCACCAACATTTTGGTGAAAGCCACGGTTTTGATGAAGATACTTTTATCGGTCTGCTTCCTCAGCCGAATAAGTTCTATGATAAATGGGTGGATTATTATCATGAATGTAGACTCGTCTCTCAGTTTAATATTGCTGCTGAGCGCGGCAGGTTACCACTTGACCGTAAACACCTATTAAAAAAATTAATGGAGCGTTTACCAGAGTGGATTGATTATGGAGCGAAGCCTTCACTCCTTCATGGAGACTTATGGGGTGGCAACTGGATGGCTGGCAAAAATGGATCTCCTTACTTAATTGACCCTTCAGTGTTATATGGAGATCATGCCTTCGAAATCGCATTTACAGAATTGTTTGGTGGATACTCCGATGCATTTTATCAAGCTTATCAGGAAAGGTTTCCACTTCCAGAACATTATGAAGATATTAAAGCAATTTATCAGTTGTACTACTTACTTGTTCATTTAAACCTTTTCGGTGAAGCTTATGGTAGTTCAGTAGATCGAATCTTGAAATATTATGTAGGGTAAATTCATATCCATTGGTGTGCCGCGCTATGTCGCGGCAACACCTCATAGGTTCAGCACATATGTTTATGCATAAGCTCTACCTTTTCCAGAATCGCTAATCTCAACTAGATCTTCTGGATAAGGTTCAAAATAGGTTTGTTGTTTAAGGTAATCATGGTCAAACCGAATCACCCATGATTTCAATATTCCTAAAACCGTACTTAAAGGAATTTTTTCATTGTAGTATTTATCTAATTCCTCTAAGAAGAAATCTTTTTCCCCTTTTGTCAGTTCATTTTTAAAGTAACCCATGATATGCTGACACACATTTACGTTGGACCTGCGATTAGGAGCTCTTCGAAACATCCAAGTCAAATGCTTTTCATATTCTTCAAACATTTCTTCCACTGGTAGTTTTTCCTGATTTGCTGTAAGTCTACCCATATCCTTTAATGTTTTTTGATTGTATGTCATAAAAAGATACTTGTTTATGGATTGAAAAAGAACCAGTTTCTTCATTGAAGGTTCTTTTTTCAACTCGCGGAAATGCGCTAATGTAAAGAGCTTTGTAAAAAAGTGTTCGCGAATACGAAAGTTTTTCAATCTTCCTTCTTCTTCAACTGCTAAACCCGGATGTCGATCCAATACTTCTTGTGCAAACAACCCTTTCGTTTTTCCTACTACCGGGGATTTCTCAGGCTTATCATACACTTTTACGTCTTGGATACCGCAAGTAGGGGAACGATTTTTTAATAAAAAGCCATCTACATCTCCTAAGGAATCTAAAAATCCATTTGCAAACGTACGCATGTGTTCTGTAAGGTCTTTTCCTGTCGCTGGTTGTACTAAACGCTCCTCATCTTCTTCACGGACGATTCGAATAATATCTCTCGGAACTCCTAACCCTATCTCTACTTCAGGACAGATAGGCATGAACGTAACATGAGGCTCTAATCGTTGTACGACTTTATCCGGTATTACTTCACCATTGTATCGAACTTGATCAAATTCAAGGCACTTACTGACAACAACTTTTGGTGTGGCAAATTCACGCATGTATATCCCTCTTTTTAATATGAATTCTTCATTCCCTATTACCCGATTCACTCTTTATTTATGATTCTCGATAGTCTTAGTTTTCCCTTTTCACCTCTTGGGATTCGCTTCAACCTTCTTCTTCTTGTACAATGAATGATAACTTAAACCTCGCAAGGAGACAGACAAAATGGATACCACACTTGAGCAATCCTACATCAATCAAACACCTCTATCCTATCGAAGAAAGAAGGGACAGTACTTCACTCCCCCACATATAGCTGAAGTTATGGTTGAATGGCTCGTTCCCACAGAGCCAGCAACCATTTTAGATCCGGCTGTTGGAACGGGGATATTTCCTAGAGCATTAAATCAGCGAATACCAGGCACTATTTCTAATTGGGAAATATACGATATCGATGAATCCTTCATACATCCACTGGAATCAGTGGGTCTCGATATGTACCATCAAGACTTCCTTCAATCAGACTGGGAGAAGCTTTTTGATGGAATCTTAGCTAATCCGCCTTACTTTAAGTTAAGTAACCATAATCATAAAGAGGAGCTACTTAAGACTTTTGAGGAGAAACTAGGTGTTCGCTTACCCGGCAATACGAATATTTATAATCTATTCATTTTAAAATGCCTTGAACAACTTAATGTAAACGGAAGAGCTGCTTTTATAGTACCCTCAGATTTTTTAAATGCAGATTATGGGCAGCATATAAAAGCATATTTACTCGAGCATAAACTGTTGGATTACGTAGTCATTACAGATTATCAATTGAGCTGGTTTGAAGAGGCGACTACTACCTCTGCTATCCTTTTATGCAGTCGGGAAGAGACAAAAGATATTGTAGAATTTATAAATGTACAGTCCGATTCACAAATGAAGAATTTTAAAGAGTTTCTTCAAAGGGTGGATTACTCTAAACCCTATGGAAAGTCTTTTGCTTACCATGAGCTAAATCCAAGTATTAAATGGAGGCATTATTATCAAGATTCATTATTGGAAACCTATAAAAACCTTCGACCCTTTCATGAGTTTGGAAAAGCTAAACGAGGGATAGCCACAGGAGCAAATGATTTCTTTTGTTTAAGTGAAAGTGAACGAATTGAATGGGGGTTAGATAGAGAAGTCACTGTCCCTTGTCTTATCAAAGCCTATCAAGCAAGCGAGCCCTTCTTTACTTGGGAGAATTGGGAATCGTTAAAACATGATGACCATCCTGTGTATGTATTACAAGTAAAACAAGAGCATGAGCAACATCATGTTGTTCAACGCTACATTCAATACGGAGAAGAACATCATTTTCATCAAAGATACTTAACGAAACACCGTAACCCCTGGTACAAGCCCGAACTAAGGGAACCTGCACCCATTCTTTTTCGTGTATTTAATCGGTCTAGTCTCCAATTCATTCGGAATGAAGCTGGCATAATGCATTTGACGTCCTTTCATGGTTTGTATATCCATGAATATTTCATGCATGAAATTGATGTGATTATGGCTTACTTTTTAACCGATGTTGCAAAGGAACTGATGAAAGAATCTAGGCGGGAATATGGAAAAGGGCTTTTAAAGTTTGAACCTAATGACTTGAACCAATCTTGGGTTGTGGATTTTGAACGTATTGAAGAAAAAGAAAAGGATCAAATTCGTGAGTTATATACGAGCATACGCCAAGAGAGAGCTTTCTCTCGAGATGAGTTATTGTCAAGGTTGAATAAGATGTTTATTAAGATATTGAAAAGGTAACCTATTTTATATCATTTAATATACATCTTAATAAATATACAGCTCTATTAATTTTTATTAAATTTCCAGTAGATTTTTGTCGAGTCATGTATTAAAATAAAATCCGTTGCATACTTATGATGACTTCAGATCAACATGCAAAGGAACATGACCTAAACGTAAAGGAGGATAATGAAGATGAAAAACCAACAAAAATTTCCGTTTCAACTATCTGATCATTTAAAATTCATCGTGCCATCACTCATTGGTATTTTGTTATTTATGATTCCAATGAATTTAGGCGGGGATGTCACCATTCCAGTAGCTTATTTTGCAGGTGTATTACAAGAACG is a window encoding:
- a CDS encoding STAS domain-containing protein; this translates as MKNETEKLNGGVTKVMESKNHFLFFQEKMLTHSSEIAHDIISLLEERYPEDYRGLADEDKNTRIQIINELVQTIANNLVHRENTPTITKNWGEYIGEEAIKKNLHLPTYLQKISIYKEVIWTFIEEKFKEYDQSSSGMIQVVMQVDYLFNHIIHGFSLAFSKDEKRRMDDYEEKYLKLSTPIVPVKDNVAILPIIGEIDEKRANVLIEETLNEVNQLNIDWIVIDLLGVYNVDDLFMNHLQKLLESIIILGITPILTGIRPEFSMRATQMGLNIIQSKEVLTKPNLKQAIEMLQ
- a CDS encoding phasin family protein — encoded protein: MSDLLKKGFFIGLGAAMSSKEKFDKVVDEMIAKGQVSPGEAKDMMNEFKEKGEKKNQEWSAQSEQYFKDMIKDLGFVTKEEYEKLESRIEKLEAKHEE
- a CDS encoding AarF/ABC1/UbiB kinase family protein, with product MKYRAFYRITVIVFMFIKFMWQIFWFRRTHRFWDESAREKWESLLVNQAKEYRRKSLELEGLLIKFGQFLSTRADLLPPVFLNELEGLVDRVEPVPPHISKEIIQQEWKGNIEDYIQDIEDQPVASASIGEVYKAYLLDGTPVAIKVQRHRVEEIFRTDFKALRIVFWILARVTSFGKKADLGALYRELVMVISKELDFQKELKHSLSFKERYQDWEGVYVPEYYEHLSTRRVLVMEWIEGAKVTDSSFIRENGLDREQIAKRVFDLFTDQLVSAGMFHADPHSGNLMVRSDGTLVMIDFGMVGEIKQEDASNIRMMIQGFILDDYDAVIRALEKMDFLLPHANQQKVKRLLKETADMYLAGNFEKFDQDVINQILSDVQEFVQDQPIQLPADYAFLGRASSIVIGVLTSVYPEIDLMKWGKPVIQQWVSGNDSNESIYLNVLKESAKPLLSLPRSVNQFLTDGARERAWKERYYQRKLFHQFYLFYGLLSFIVFTLSAGVAGFGYVEDLEILLYIGISVSGASLLSLLLIFIRHFRNIYLITNNRRNNNE
- a CDS encoding N-acetyltransferase, producing the protein MNIQPLKYEELEEVSLWLANLNEKDSHFVAWLDSGVEAIKAQLSPLLSFESTLLWVGRNEREIVGFIGLLPFFNQKICRLLGPFTTNAHALESMSELWEKASPIASHYFDIVKVAFFKQNDALTKFSEHHGFYCYNSEKSLLLHKDQATDQELNAYQIDPYQERFNEDIRRLHPQAAYYTPEELLQLINDSENHLWCYVEDGHVKGYVYFEEIIGTDEGEVCFVNVEKGERSQGIGSVLIQYACHKAFHEFGLSLVTISVRTGNPKAEKLYKELGFKEGPTIYAYEKAMNMNLP
- a CDS encoding AraC family transcriptional regulator, yielding MSNLLKQKTVDHEIPFQIAQEEEYMQPSYLIEKQLLEAIKQGNQVLAEQLSYSIRQHSHTQLADDPLRSKQNHIISTCTLFTKAIIDGGVKPKKAYPLRDSYIRKIEKAENEEELEHFERMMLQYYIEFLRQEITSPYSKVINQSISFIHDYLLHDLTLDMIAEHCYVSPSYLSHLFKKEVGISVVQFINQKRIEESKYFLLQTPIPISDIATLFQFCNQSYYTSLFKKHTGKTPKEYRGT
- a CDS encoding phosphatase PAP2 family protein, with amino-acid sequence MIFRGTRLSDISKTSIALIVIGFIVVGLSFNFFFELGETVLEDEKFAIDAATTEFINSISTPWIVNAMGLITEAGSVMFLTIASIILAIYLFFFSSFSRWVTVFFAINMGGISALTKILKLSYARKRPSVLEKYDGTGFSFPSGHTTGSIVFYGFIIYLVTVSHLGKRLKWSLNIFIALFALCIGISRLFLGVHFITDVMAGISFGLSWLLICIMALEITLWNQRRRQVKH
- a CDS encoding TVP38/TMEM64 family protein is translated as MNKKLRNFIIKIVVLISIAGLFLLLNKLFFNLKPEDIQKWVESFGGWAPVILMGIFAIRPFTLIPLSIIALSSGLIFGPYMGTLYNIIGTVIGAGTSFAAIRIFTDEAHIEDRNLDTLKAFKNDLEENGFKSVLMLRLIPALNFDLLTFFCAKMKVIWWKFLLATLVGTIPGSFMFGYFGSSLLKLKPMNLIILAGIIVVLALLAYLTKRQLGSKYDLDELKDEMKELKN
- a CDS encoding bifunctional UDP-sugar hydrolase/5'-nucleotidase is translated as MNVNKVSKVLATAALSASLFVSAGSVNAEPLKPYHHSEWMAEKNILRGDLQGNFHLDRHITMAEAVIFIARTKGAEIPELENPKHWSTPYLQWAHEAGAITEKESMYPFKQLKAEEAASLAGELGFEVSFEQTGKITRGMFLQGLGEAATKHITIGHTNDVHGNIEEDGYNKKFGYAKMATLIDQWRAENENFLLIDAGDTFQGTIFVNQFQGESVLPILNHLDYDVMAAGNHEFDFGYEQLLKLRDQLNYPMISANVFKPDGSNLLVPVHYEEVAGEKYAFIGFVAEETPVLTHPDNVEGLTFKSPVSVAQEMIPKLKEEVDHVVVVSHVGLSVDREIAEKVDGIDLIVGGHSHTPLDAPERVNDTYIVQDWEYGKSLGRADLYYYNNELVGFTGGLKEYDASVKADEEVKAMVEKITEQVDEKMQEVITTTDELLVGERSAIRSQETNLGNLIADVMLEKTQSIEGHQADIALTNSGGIRAEIKPGEVTKLDLYNVLPFGNTLTTMDVTGSEIKAALENGVSKISEVAGRFPQIAGMSFTYDITKPAGERVGEVMIGGEPLDESKTYKLATNSFLAAGGDGYAMFKDNESFNTGYTTYDIVEKYLKELESINTEVEERIVETSQQ